The following coding sequences lie in one Kribbella sp. NBC_00709 genomic window:
- a CDS encoding ROK family transcriptional regulator → MLTKILTQGPIPRVEIARRTGLSQAAVTKAVAPLIDSGFVTDQAAAPVEGDSQIGIGRPVSPLTVVPSSVSVIGVKVTPTSLIGVTTDFTAGILNIRHEELDDTGPEVVIDRVAAHVNALIGSLKSGTAVAGPLAGIGIAVSGDVDAAHGVVRDSPLMGWRGVPVAELLGERVRVPIVVSNDVRALTVAEHWFGVGVNADSFAVVTIGSGIGCGLYINGEVVSGAYGVSGELGHLPLAPGDLVCTCGRRGCVETVASSDAILARTRETTGRADLDLAGAIKLAHEGNLQAREAFDRAGEVIGSALAAMVNLVGPELVVIAGEGVAEYDLYEERMRRTFAEHAFGAAGDCRLMLRSHTFDDWARGAAATVIRSYVRGEPPLHR, encoded by the coding sequence GTGCTGACCAAGATTCTGACTCAGGGGCCGATCCCGCGGGTGGAGATCGCGCGCCGGACCGGGCTGTCGCAGGCCGCTGTGACCAAGGCAGTGGCACCGCTGATCGACTCCGGGTTCGTCACCGACCAGGCGGCCGCTCCGGTCGAGGGAGATAGCCAGATCGGTATCGGGCGACCGGTCAGCCCGCTGACCGTCGTACCGAGCAGCGTCTCGGTGATCGGCGTCAAGGTGACTCCGACGAGCCTGATCGGTGTCACCACGGACTTCACCGCGGGCATCCTGAACATCCGGCACGAAGAGCTGGACGACACCGGCCCGGAAGTGGTGATCGACCGCGTCGCCGCCCACGTGAATGCGCTGATCGGCTCACTGAAGTCCGGTACGGCGGTGGCAGGTCCGCTGGCCGGTATCGGGATCGCGGTGTCGGGTGATGTCGACGCGGCCCACGGCGTGGTGCGGGACTCGCCGCTGATGGGCTGGCGCGGCGTACCGGTCGCGGAGCTGCTCGGCGAGCGGGTGCGGGTGCCGATCGTGGTGTCGAACGACGTGCGCGCGCTGACCGTGGCCGAGCACTGGTTCGGCGTCGGGGTGAACGCTGACTCGTTCGCGGTGGTGACGATCGGCTCCGGCATCGGGTGCGGGCTGTACATCAACGGCGAGGTCGTGTCCGGCGCGTACGGCGTCTCGGGCGAGCTCGGCCATCTGCCGCTGGCACCGGGCGACCTGGTCTGCACCTGCGGCCGGCGCGGGTGTGTGGAGACCGTCGCTTCGTCGGACGCGATCCTGGCCCGGACCCGCGAGACGACCGGGCGGGCGGACCTCGACCTGGCGGGCGCGATCAAACTCGCCCACGAGGGCAACCTGCAGGCCCGGGAGGCGTTCGACCGGGCCGGCGAGGTGATCGGCTCCGCGCTGGCCGCGATGGTCAACCTGGTCGGCCCCGAGCTGGTGGTGATCGCCGGCGAGGGCGTGGCGGAGTACGACCTCTACGAGGAGCGGATGCGGCGTACCTTCGCCGAACACGCCTTCGGCGCCGCCGGCGACTGCCGCCTGATGCTCCGCTCCCACACCTTCGACGACTGGGCCCGGGGCGCGGCCGCCACGGTCATCCGCTCGTACGTCCGCGGCGAACCACCGCTGCACCGCTGA
- a CDS encoding oxygenase MpaB family protein encodes MAATSAGSLTPLRDGLARMILTKVAGPDPHAERDRVHNTPGPRWFGPERPIRRVHGDASMFAGGLRALLLQSLHPLAMAAVAAHSGYRGDPWGRLRRTSYFLAITTYGAIPAAEEAIEHVRSVHERVRGTSPDGVKYRASDPHLLKWVHVAEVDSFLAAHQRYGAHPLDADEQDQYVEDTALVARRLGVIDPPTTVAELQQLLKEYQPELRGTTEARQAARFMLVHPPVPWTVRPAYGVLTAAAVGLLPWWTRLPLRLPYLPLAERTVVRAAGNGLTRTIRWALASPTLAESGAEV; translated from the coding sequence ATGGCCGCCACCAGTGCTGGATCGTTGACTCCGCTGCGGGACGGTTTGGCGCGGATGATTCTGACGAAGGTCGCCGGTCCGGACCCGCACGCTGAACGCGACCGGGTGCACAACACTCCCGGACCGCGCTGGTTCGGGCCGGAGCGACCGATCCGGCGGGTACACGGTGACGCGTCGATGTTTGCCGGCGGACTGCGGGCGCTGCTGCTGCAGTCCCTGCACCCGCTCGCGATGGCGGCGGTGGCGGCGCACTCCGGTTACCGCGGCGACCCGTGGGGCCGGCTGCGCCGGACCAGCTACTTCCTCGCCATCACGACGTACGGCGCGATCCCGGCTGCGGAAGAGGCGATCGAGCACGTCAGGTCGGTGCACGAGCGGGTCCGGGGCACCAGCCCGGACGGAGTGAAGTACCGGGCGTCCGACCCGCACCTGCTCAAGTGGGTGCATGTGGCGGAGGTGGACAGCTTCCTCGCCGCCCACCAGAGGTACGGCGCGCATCCGCTCGACGCCGACGAGCAGGACCAGTACGTCGAGGACACCGCGCTCGTGGCCCGCAGGCTGGGGGTGATCGACCCGCCGACGACGGTGGCCGAGCTGCAGCAGCTGCTGAAGGAGTACCAGCCCGAGCTGCGCGGTACGACGGAGGCTCGGCAGGCAGCCCGGTTCATGCTGGTGCACCCACCGGTCCCATGGACGGTCCGCCCGGCGTACGGCGTACTCACGGCTGCTGCGGTCGGACTGCTCCCGTGGTGGACCAGACTGCCGCTGCGGCTCCCGTACCTCCCGCTGGCCGAGCGGACCGTCGTACGAGCAGCCGGAAACGGCCTCACCAGAACCATCCGCTGGGCTCTCGCATCACCAACACTGGCAGAAAGCGGCGCGGAGGTATGA